The Rhododendron vialii isolate Sample 1 chromosome 3a, ASM3025357v1 nucleotide sequence caacaacaaaaacacagaATCTCAAACAACACTCAAACCCATCAATGAATCAAATGATCATAAAcgcgattaaaaaaaaaaatggagattcaTGAAAGGATATGAATTCCAGGGGACACTATATGGAGAAGAAATCAAATACCGTATGCACAAAACTCTCATATCGTAACAGGATTAGCAGCCTACACCTAAAATCTCACTCACTAAATCCCATGACCAGTACAATTTTTGTTATCAATTACATGACCACTACAATAAAAATTGGACTACCAAGAACCTAAAAGTGTCAACTGTAGAACCTTGTTGACGTCCAAAATGAGGATCAATAGGAATgcctgtggtggtggtgatgctGGGGTCCTTGATCTCTATCCCATCCAAAGCAATGCATGACTGGGTAACAAGCCGTAAACATGCACCTCCCAATCCCTCTGAACATGGAGGAGACCAGGTAACAAGGGCAGCAAAAGCACGCCAGGAATGGATCATCATATGGACTAACCCTTTCATTATGGTGATGATGATTGTGACCCATGTTCTCCTTTCACCTGATCACACAAAAATGACAGATACCCATTAACCAACGGGCAAAATAAGGACAACCCAACTGCATATTTACCCAAATGGAGTATTTCTTTGATAATTAGGGAAATTTTGAGAATTGGACATGAATTACCTTGTGTCGTTTGTTTATTAAAGGAATGTCTCGGTTCGTATTGCAGCAGATCTGGAGATATAGGACTCTTGAAAAAGGGTTGGAATGGGTGGATGGATTTATATATATGCAGGATAGAgataaagaaagagaaagagaaagagagagattccTTCGTAGGTGGGGTTTCGATGCAATTCTAGGAAGCAGCGTTAAATGTAGGAGTAAAACGGAAGAGTGCGCCAAGTTGGGAACTGGAAAAGCATCACGACGACGCCGTGTGAGACGCGTGTTTAGCTTGTGGGTAGACGGGAGACCTGTCGCAGCATTAAATAACAGTGGTGCGTCGGTTACCGGACCAACCATATCTTCGGGAGTCGGGACTAAAGTAGTTGATTTAAttgatcaatttaaaaaaaaaaaaaaaaactatagttgatttcaatttttttttttgaaactatatTCGGGACTAACCGTTGTGTTTATGCGTCTCtctttatgaattttttaatgCGCGGATGATCGGGCCGTTTTACgtacatctcgactaattttaaaggtcttgaagttaacCACCAGACAAATCTCTAGAGGCCTCAAGATTTAGAATGTTTGGCTACTGGGAATTCGAACTTGCGACCTCTTGAAAGTAAGCCCTTGAGTTGTTTTCCCATACTTGGCCAAAACCATTGGGGTTATATTTCTCTTTATAGTAAAGATACGAACTTACGACCTCTTGAAAGTAAGCCCTTGAGTTGTTTTCCCATATTTGGCCAAATCCATTGGGGTTATATTTCTCTATATAGTAAAGAAATGagggctaaattttgaagcaaacgttggatgattcgtaaacgtcTTTATCAAtattggattgagatgatttttcacgggaaccctaaacaaaatattttgtacaaaatgagcggttccgatcatctttggAGAAGCCGAAACGAACGCAAAAGTGATCTGTGCAAGACTATTGTGCAACCTTTGCTGCACCTGTAGCAGCTCTGTTCTCTTTATGATCAAGATGTGGGCATTGtggattaatttattttgtgaatgtgcttaaaaaaaatagtagtgaAAAATTTAGGGATTGATGTCTTTCTCAGAATCTCTTAGTTGCTATGAAGTGTTCTTATGGTGCCAATttatatgttttcttttctcgATTTTAATTTGACTCCTGCTAATAAAAAGTGAAATTGGTCACCAAAAGAATTACTCAAGTGACTACAAAAGCATTGGCTGATTAAAAATAGAGTTCGTCAAATTGCGATTACAGGACATAGATAAATAAAACTCCTTTTGTCAACAGAACTTCAGAATTTTGCCCGGAACTTGTCATGTGAGCAAAACATGACATAGATAAATAAGATATTGTAATAAAATTgcccttttctctttcttttttttttttgaaaatgtcaatttcatttcaaaagccCGTAAGCAATACAGATTTCATCAACAGATACatgaatgaaccaaaactaccaagacttTGACACCGGCACCCCCTGCCGAAGCAAGACCGACGAAACGCCTAGATTATGAACCAATCTATGTCTAGGTAGTAGAGAAACCCAAACGGACCCCAGCTCAAACCCGATAAAGCACATATGAAATCTGGATGAACACCGAGACCTCCGGCTGCAGTCCAATCGCATGACCAAACTGCCGACACAACTCAGACACGCAACGAAACCCAAACGCAGATGAAAATTCCAGCCAAGCAACCCCACCGACGCTAAACTTAAAATTATTAACCCACCACCAACTCCCACTGAACCTAGAAAAAACTAGACCAGTACAAGCCGGAATGAAAACCAGCCGAAGAACCATCGGCCAAACAAccagggaaagaaaaagaaaagctacaaaaaaaaaaaaccctaactacCAGCCTCACCTTTATTAGCCATGCCAACGCCCGCCGCTTGCCGGACCACCATAAGCCACGCCTACCTAGCTCTGAGCTGCACCAGATTCGCCGAGCAAAACGGACAAAATCCCGTCACAAGTGCCGAACCATCGGAGAAAACACAGAGATTGGGATCGAGTGAACGAGAGGGGGAAATGGGGAGGAAACGACGATAGGAAGATCAGGTAAGTGGGAGAAGAGGGGGGAGGAGTGGGAGGAGGAGGGTGAGGGAGACGGAGGCCCCCCTCCCCCAGATCTGGATTCAgatttgtttctctctctagcggCTGAGTGATGTAAAGGTAAAGGTAATTCCAAAATTAGACGAGTAATTCCAAAATTAGACGAGGCTAAGGAGGGAACAATAGAATATAACTGTTGGGATCAATTATGGGGGAATTCCAGGAGTTAGCAGGACTAGAGGTGATTGATGTTGAAATAACTTTTGTTGGAGTGTGGTGAATAGATTTGATTTCGATGGGGTGGTTTCAGGGAGATTACAAGTGAAGGTGAAGGTGAACGTGAAAATAATACGGCGAGTTGATGATTGACGTGCAGGAGGAgagtcaaattgtaattttcaatTGACGTCATCTTTGTAATTTAGGATTGGCATAGTTTAGGAATTAAAATGTGTTGAGGGGGGCTTCAATGTAATCTACCCTACAAATTAGTACATATAATAACATTCCACGTCGAAGGGGAAATGGAAAAACAGCTACATACACCGAGTGCATGTGCACATACATCATGCACATAGTCACACACTTTTTTATAAATCATAGCAACGAAAAACATCCATCAGAACGGGCATCCATTCACATGGAAGGGAGATAGAAGCCACAAAGAAGACTAAATTCTCAAGTGCTATAACGAACACTTTTCTTCACAAATTCTACCCCGATCTCATCAAATCCTCCaatggaataaaaaaatagagatcGGTTTAAGCAATGGTAGAAGAGATCCCTAAGGAGAAATGACAGTCAACATCCACAAGGGGTGAGAGAGTCTCAAAGTcacacaaaaaggaaaaacgaaatgcaaaaaaaaaaaaccttacaaTCAACACCTAACCAATCTAGCACTCCTACTCCGGCGAACGAAGCGAATAGAAAACGAACTCTGGTAACCACATTTGCAAGCTAATTCACAAACCCGATGTTACGGCCtagcatttttcttttatttaattagtAATATTGTCGATATTAATTGGTGTTATATTTGGGtcccaattaattatttttgtgagCGCTATGAATATTGATGTCACGAATGTAATATTTGGGGTATGAGAttaattttggataaaatggTGGTACTGAATGGTAATTTTATTAATTGTGTTACGTTCTATCTTAGTCGAATTAACTATAATATAGGGAGTAGTGGGTAATTTTAGAAAGTTAGGAGATGTTTCACGGTATAGGGTTTTTATTTGGGCAGAGCGTTTGAGAAAAGAAGTTGAGAGAACTTTGggtgaaagaaaaagagagagcagAAGCAGCCGGAGGTTGTGAGGTACCGGTGTGTTAGTCGAACTTCTTTTCCCGATCTTGCTCTCGGCTTTGAACGGTATGTAATCTTGTCTTTAATGTTTCCATTACTTTCCACTGAAGTTTGGAGGAGGGAAGCAGTTGTTGGGTTTGTTGGGTTGCACAATCTTTTTGTGGCATTAGAATTAATTGGGTGTGATATGGATGGAGTGAGTCGGTGGGTGAGAGTGTGTGTCGTGTGTGCGGCAACGGGTTAAAATTATAATAGATGTCGTGTGCGGTGCTGATCTCTGTTGTCGTGGTATGGGAATTGCTAGAGTTAGGAATACTCCTGAGGAATGATTTTAATAATTTATGGTGGCAGTAGACTTGGATGGTTTTGGTTTTATACGAGTTTCGCTGGAAGTTATTTTCTCTTAATGTTATTGGACAGTGGTATGTGCTCATGGTTGGAGGCATGGAGTTTGGTTTTAGCGGTAGTGATTACAGAGGGCAGTAGTTAGGATTAGGCTAAGTTTTATTTTGATAGGAAGTGGCATTCTGTATCTTcaagtgtatatatgtatagttagtcattttgttctttgttcttttattcaGGTTAACATCTTTTTTGCGCGTTCGATtgcattacttttggattcaggtgagtagttaagtatgttacgtattttcgaaagatccctgtgtcccttaaaagtatttcctttagaaatttatatgaatatTATTCGGAGACTCAAAACTATTTACaagttgttctataaattggcatgcgatgaattttctaagatcaattgttaatattctttttggtgagaacttggtggatattaatgggaacatttatttcggaagtccagggaacttattccttctcgtgttggtgaccctggccattggggaaaagactgtgttaggccggtgaccctaatgctcaacggctttctttcgccgaatcgtcttagggaaaagtaccatgggctgccaaccctggtgactctaagttcgatattggatctaattttgatgagatttattttggccatggtactatttgattgtggttccccattgttgatggagttaatgttgtgatcaccaccaagaatatttattggttaaatacttcattgattaatttgttattttgccggacacctcgtatgccaaattaaGTTTAATGGTGAATTATTTTAATCCccgctttcaactttatttattatacatatttgctattcactgagctcgtcagctgacggatttattccaacttctctttcaggcaagttggggagttaggcaaggactctggcggcacCTCGGGGATTCTTTtgtttgacctccttagggtgtctcatcttagttttattttaataaatcgcttccgcattcaAAGCAATTGTCAAATAatgaattctttttattattgttgaaTTACTAGTTATTGTTTAGTTCATGGGATGGTTTGTACCCCATGTTTATGATTGAGACACATTTGGCTTTTGACTTGATTAATAACGAAAAAGGGATCATTTGATTTTCAGTTACTTTGATTTAATCAGGCTGCGTGTTCCATGGATTGGCCTcatggttcatggccggtcacttctcatttttggggtgtgacaccCGAGACGCACCTCAGTGACGGAACACTGACGACTCCGTGAAAGAGAGGGCGGAGGCGGTGTGGCGATGGAGAAGACGAAAGGGACGAGGCGGCTAAAGGCCTAGGGGTAGGGGTAAGGCGAGGGTGAAGGACGGTGAAGAGAGGAGATAGATCTCCGATCAAACCGACAGAGAGAACGCCCGAATGGAGAGGAAAGGATAGCTCCCCTCTCGCTGTCCCATTTAGGGTAGAAACCcttgggggagggggagggagaggagaaggagagaagTGAAGCGGC carries:
- the LOC131320653 gene encoding uncharacterized protein LOC131320653; its protein translation is MVGPVTDAPLLFNAATGLPSTHKLNTRLTRRRRDAFPVPNLAHSSVLLLHLTLLPRIASKPHLRRNLSLSLSLSLSLSCIYINPSTHSNPFSRVLYLQICCNTNRDIPLINKRHKENMGHNHHHHNERVSPYDDPFLACFCCPCYLVSSMFRGIGRCMFTACYPVMHCFGWDRDQGPQHHHHHRHSY